In one Microbulbifer pacificus genomic region, the following are encoded:
- a CDS encoding DUF4381 domain-containing protein, which translates to MAQVETTQAEATPAEAIPAETAPTETTLPDLIEQLVPPPVPEAVSLWPQTPLAKSLLALLLVLVLFLAWRAWRHYRANAYRRAALKALAGAGDNPAQIAALLRRTALAVYPREQVAGLTGEDWLAFLNRQYRGNAFKGDVGETLLRGAYRNCPPHPALTRAARDWIRHHRRDYLPLAHPQNISPAETSP; encoded by the coding sequence ATGGCCCAGGTTGAAACTACGCAGGCAGAAGCTACTCCGGCAGAAGCCATTCCCGCAGAAACGGCTCCGACAGAAACCACATTGCCGGATCTGATCGAACAACTGGTGCCGCCACCGGTGCCGGAAGCCGTATCCCTGTGGCCGCAGACTCCACTGGCCAAATCCCTGCTGGCACTGCTGCTGGTATTGGTGCTCTTCCTGGCCTGGCGCGCCTGGCGCCACTACCGCGCCAACGCCTACCGGCGTGCGGCACTGAAAGCATTGGCCGGCGCCGGCGACAACCCCGCGCAGATCGCCGCCCTGCTGCGCCGCACCGCACTCGCGGTCTATCCGCGAGAACAGGTCGCAGGCCTTACCGGGGAAGACTGGCTGGCGTTTCTGAATCGACAATACCGGGGCAATGCCTTTAAGGGCGATGTGGGCGAAACACTGCTGCGCGGTGCCTACCGCAACTGTCCGCCGCATCCCGCACTCACCCGCGCAGCGCGCGACTGGATACGCCACCACCGCAGGGACTATCTGCCGCTAGCGCATCCGCAAAACATTTCCCCTGCGGAGACATCGCCGTGA
- a CDS encoding cation diffusion facilitator family transporter, giving the protein MAQGSKKAVLYAIFVNAIITVLKGLAALATHSAAMMNEAVHSLMDTLNQLFLLIGLNRGSRPADGEYAFGHGQKKYLWNLWSAIGLFSIGCGLGLAHAWHAYQNLTHLPRPDVIQIFGFGIHPIWISGLVLAIALVLEGYVLLVAGREFLSRMRAEGVRNPFRYLADADDPTLIAVLLEDSIAVTGVILAATGIGMTQLTGDPRWDISFSVLIALMLGVTAIFLGLVNMRYLTSIRDQDAERAFHDIVKDRREIERYHDLRSVIVDDRHTVVVAAIELREEVLTRNMRSRIQSHLAQLLERVPEHRRTENVVDYAETRAIIQATLEATELVIDFLEADLKQRCPQVSHLTIEIDGIAAPSKLDNPQLLDSEARGQ; this is encoded by the coding sequence ATGGCCCAGGGCTCAAAGAAAGCCGTTCTTTACGCCATTTTTGTCAATGCCATTATTACCGTGTTAAAAGGGCTGGCGGCTCTGGCGACCCACTCCGCGGCAATGATGAATGAGGCCGTGCACAGCCTGATGGACACGCTGAATCAACTGTTCCTGTTGATTGGCTTGAATCGGGGCAGCCGGCCGGCGGATGGCGAATACGCCTTCGGGCACGGGCAAAAGAAATATCTATGGAACCTCTGGAGTGCCATCGGCTTGTTCTCCATCGGTTGCGGGCTCGGCCTCGCCCACGCCTGGCATGCCTATCAGAACCTCACCCACCTCCCACGCCCGGATGTTATCCAGATATTCGGTTTCGGCATCCACCCCATCTGGATTTCCGGGTTGGTGCTGGCGATTGCCCTGGTACTTGAAGGTTATGTTCTGTTGGTGGCGGGCAGAGAGTTTTTGTCGCGCATGCGCGCCGAGGGCGTCCGCAACCCGTTCCGCTATCTGGCGGACGCCGATGACCCCACGCTGATCGCGGTGTTACTGGAGGATTCCATCGCCGTAACCGGTGTGATTCTCGCCGCAACCGGGATCGGAATGACCCAGCTCACCGGAGATCCGCGCTGGGATATCAGCTTCTCCGTATTGATCGCACTCATGCTGGGAGTAACGGCAATTTTTCTCGGCCTTGTGAATATGCGCTATCTGACCAGTATTCGCGATCAGGATGCCGAGCGCGCGTTTCATGACATCGTGAAAGACCGACGGGAGATCGAGCGCTATCACGATCTGCGTTCTGTGATTGTGGATGACCGGCACACGGTGGTTGTGGCGGCAATCGAGCTTCGGGAAGAAGTACTTACCCGCAATATGCGCAGCCGGATTCAGTCGCATCTTGCGCAGCTGTTGGAGCGGGTTCCGGAACACCGCCGCACCGAAAATGTGGTGGACTATGCCGAAACCCGTGCCATTATCCAGGCCACTCTGGAAGCCACGGAGCTGGTGATTGATTTTCTGGAAGCGGATCTGAAACAGCGCTGCCCACAGGTTTCACATTTGACCATTGAAATCGACGGGATTGCAGCGCCATCCAAGCTGGACAACCCGCAACTCCTGGACTCGGAAGCGCGGGGTCAATGA
- a CDS encoding VWA domain-containing protein → MNGVLAGLSFAAPWTFLLLPLPLLVWWLTPPHRERVPAIRVPFFQRITDRLGLTPGTGSTVRGRRSWQWIFAALIWLFIVTALARPEREGEAVTIQKPARDLILAVDISGSMEQQDFVGADGSRQQRLAGVKGVLEEFLKGRAGERVALIVFGSRAFVQAPLTTDLDTVLELLQQTDVGMAGPHTALGDAIGLAIRQFESSEVKQRLLILLSDGSDTASRMSPLNAAAIAAQRQVRILTIGVGDPQGESENRLDEETLKAIARRTGGEFYFANDQQALTSVYRQIDALVPKKIDSETYRPHRSLAHWPLAAALVLSLLGLALRLLEHRTPLREVNP, encoded by the coding sequence GTGAACGGTGTGCTGGCTGGCCTCAGCTTTGCCGCACCCTGGACATTTCTGCTGTTGCCGCTGCCTTTGCTGGTGTGGTGGCTAACACCGCCGCACCGCGAGCGGGTGCCGGCGATTCGCGTGCCGTTTTTTCAGCGCATCACCGACCGCCTGGGGCTCACACCCGGCACGGGCTCCACCGTGCGCGGCCGTCGCTCGTGGCAATGGATTTTCGCTGCTCTCATCTGGTTATTCATCGTCACCGCACTGGCGCGCCCGGAGCGGGAGGGCGAAGCCGTCACGATCCAGAAGCCGGCGCGGGACCTGATACTCGCGGTGGATATTTCCGGTTCCATGGAACAGCAAGATTTCGTCGGCGCCGACGGCAGTCGCCAGCAGCGCCTCGCTGGCGTCAAAGGCGTATTGGAGGAATTTCTCAAAGGTCGCGCCGGGGAACGCGTGGCGCTGATCGTTTTCGGCAGTAGAGCGTTTGTGCAGGCGCCACTCACCACCGATCTCGACACGGTACTGGAACTGCTGCAACAGACCGATGTGGGCATGGCCGGCCCGCATACAGCACTCGGTGACGCCATCGGCCTCGCCATCCGCCAGTTCGAAAGCAGCGAGGTAAAACAGCGATTGTTGATTTTACTGAGCGACGGCAGCGATACCGCCAGCCGCATGAGTCCACTCAACGCCGCCGCCATCGCCGCCCAGCGCCAGGTCAGGATCCTCACCATCGGCGTGGGTGACCCGCAGGGGGAATCGGAAAACAGGCTGGACGAAGAAACCCTTAAGGCCATCGCCCGCCGCACCGGTGGCGAATTCTATTTCGCCAACGACCAGCAGGCACTCACCAGTGTCTACCGGCAGATTGATGCGCTGGTGCCGAAAAAAATCGACAGTGAGACTTACCGGCCGCACCGCAGCCTCGCACACTGGCCACTGGCAGCCGCGCTGGTACTGTCACTGCTTGGTTTGGCGTTGCGTCTACTGGAACACCGTACACCATTGCGGGAGGTCAACCCGTGA
- a CDS encoding BatD family protein — MKARRHPFCAVCALLVCMAFFSGAGAQPGKKSQPIVQTRLSQTEIVPGQAVTFQVTVLVPSWLTRPVEFPVLDRPNLSVSLPEKSTFSTSQTIAGSTWSGVVREYRLVPLTPGIFQLPPTRVEVHYRSPDGTNDITATIPLTAERLTVTAPKGAEHLNPYVAARDLTLEQKIDGDPENLRPGDSFSRTVTARIQGSTVMFVPQMLNTTAPSGIAAYADTPRAEDHTKDNGNGRGDGGGTRVEKITYIAEAATRGELPAITLQWYNLDDGRIQTATLAGVHLRVKGTSVVSRISLLHWLIILALLGAAAWGAWRCLPRRIAQLRQRRSVRRQTTGQAALQRLQLAVRQRNYAAALTAVVALEKMPGYRESAISGALLDLGRAQYGNTAATESAGPLWQQLERALDDYKSTNRSDIRTGELPPLNPNGTH; from the coding sequence ATGAAGGCCCGGCGCCACCCGTTTTGCGCTGTATGCGCCCTGCTCGTCTGCATGGCATTTTTCTCCGGTGCCGGCGCGCAACCCGGCAAAAAGAGCCAGCCCATTGTCCAGACCAGGCTGTCGCAGACAGAAATCGTCCCCGGCCAGGCCGTTACGTTTCAGGTGACCGTACTGGTACCTAGCTGGCTCACCCGGCCGGTGGAATTCCCGGTGCTGGACCGCCCCAACCTGTCCGTGAGCCTGCCGGAAAAGTCCACCTTCTCCACCAGCCAGACTATTGCAGGTTCCACCTGGTCGGGTGTGGTTCGCGAATACCGGCTGGTACCACTGACACCGGGAATATTTCAGCTGCCGCCCACCCGCGTCGAAGTGCATTACCGCAGTCCCGACGGCACCAACGATATCACCGCCACCATCCCGCTCACGGCGGAGAGGCTCACCGTTACCGCTCCCAAGGGGGCGGAACACCTGAACCCCTACGTCGCCGCCCGGGATCTCACCCTGGAGCAGAAAATTGACGGCGATCCGGAAAATCTTCGCCCCGGGGACAGTTTCAGCCGCACCGTGACCGCCCGGATTCAGGGCTCCACGGTGATGTTCGTGCCGCAAATGCTGAACACCACCGCACCCAGTGGCATCGCGGCTTACGCGGATACCCCCCGGGCCGAAGACCACACTAAAGACAACGGCAACGGGCGAGGCGATGGGGGCGGAACCCGGGTGGAAAAAATCACCTACATCGCCGAGGCCGCGACGCGGGGCGAACTGCCCGCGATAACCCTGCAGTGGTACAACCTGGATGACGGCCGTATCCAGACCGCGACACTCGCTGGGGTACACCTGCGGGTAAAAGGTACCTCAGTGGTCAGCCGGATATCCCTTCTACACTGGCTGATCATTCTCGCGCTGCTCGGTGCTGCGGCATGGGGAGCTTGGCGCTGTCTGCCTCGACGCATTGCGCAACTGCGCCAGCGACGTTCAGTCCGGCGGCAAACCACGGGGCAGGCGGCGTTGCAGCGGCTGCAACTTGCGGTCCGCCAGCGCAATTACGCCGCCGCGCTCACCGCCGTGGTGGCGCTGGAAAAGATGCCCGGCTACCGGGAATCCGCTATTTCAGGTGCCCTACTCGACCTCGGGCGCGCCCAGTACGGAAATACCGCCGCCACAGAAAGCGCCGGCCCCCTGTGGCAGCAACTCGAGCGCGCACTGGATGACTATAAGTCGACTAACCGTTCAGATATCCGAACCGGGGAATTGCCTCCACTGAATCCCAATGGAACGCATTGA
- a CDS encoding DUF3604 domain-containing protein, producing the protein MIRHSSLNLAAAIAMAMIVVACGERAEHDLSPSASGEASSGPPASTSSGAAQSDAEDTDRQSAQPESIPRNAYFGDTHVHTGWSADAGMDGAILSPEDAYRFATGEAVKSNTGLKAQRVRPYDWFMITDHSDGMGVINELVAGNPEMMADKTLKRWHDALKSGDEKAAADAKSELVVMQSQGRLPKIVMDPKWMKSAWEKTVEAAEKYYKPGEFTTFIAYEWTVNADGGDNLHRNVIFRDDASKTRNLLPLTTFETQDPEKLWAWMKAYEDKTGGRVLAIPHNGNMSNGRMFEQKRFDGSPMTKEWAEMRARYEPLYEVTQIKGQSESHPSLSPEDEFANWDLWDRGNLILAPKPKGSFRYEYWRPALKDGMVIEETLGVNPFQYGANGGGDDHVGLSNPVESNFFGKFKSLEPSNKERWKFPLLTGPSGSYMGWEQSASGVTGVWATENTREAIWDAMMRKETFATTGPWMTVRFFGGFDFSEQDAKGDLVAEGYEKGVPMGGKLTGAQDGQKLRFLVAAMKDPEGANLDRVQIVKGWVDGRGQTHEKVYNVAWAGNRTVDNLGHIQHVGNTVNLENATYENSIGEAQLIGFFEDKEFNPQHKAVYYLRVMEIPTPRWTLYDKVRNKIEMDEKVPLILQERAFSSPIWYSPE; encoded by the coding sequence ATGATCCGACATTCTTCCCTAAACCTGGCCGCTGCGATTGCAATGGCGATGATCGTTGTGGCTTGTGGAGAGCGTGCAGAACATGATCTGTCTCCATCCGCCAGCGGTGAGGCATCTTCCGGGCCCCCCGCCAGTACATCCTCCGGTGCGGCCCAGTCTGATGCGGAAGATACGGATCGGCAATCGGCGCAACCCGAGTCCATTCCACGCAATGCGTACTTTGGGGATACCCATGTACACACTGGTTGGTCCGCCGACGCCGGGATGGATGGCGCCATCCTTTCACCAGAGGATGCATACCGTTTCGCTACCGGTGAAGCAGTGAAATCCAATACAGGATTGAAGGCCCAGCGCGTACGTCCTTACGACTGGTTTATGATCACCGATCACTCCGATGGTATGGGCGTCATCAACGAACTGGTAGCCGGTAATCCGGAAATGATGGCCGACAAGACCCTGAAACGATGGCACGATGCGTTGAAATCCGGCGATGAAAAGGCCGCGGCGGATGCCAAGAGTGAGCTGGTTGTCATGCAGTCTCAGGGCCGGCTGCCCAAGATCGTCATGGATCCCAAATGGATGAAATCCGCATGGGAAAAAACCGTGGAGGCCGCGGAGAAATATTACAAGCCCGGAGAATTCACCACCTTCATCGCCTACGAATGGACAGTGAATGCCGATGGCGGTGACAACCTGCATCGCAACGTGATTTTTCGGGATGACGCCAGCAAGACCCGCAATCTGCTTCCTCTCACCACCTTTGAAACCCAGGATCCGGAAAAACTATGGGCCTGGATGAAGGCCTATGAAGACAAAACCGGTGGCCGTGTGCTCGCCATTCCCCACAATGGCAACATGTCCAACGGCCGCATGTTCGAACAGAAGCGTTTCGACGGATCACCCATGACCAAAGAGTGGGCGGAAATGCGTGCGCGTTATGAACCTCTGTATGAAGTCACACAAATCAAGGGGCAGAGCGAATCACACCCCAGTCTTTCGCCGGAAGACGAGTTCGCCAATTGGGATCTGTGGGATCGCGGCAACCTGATTCTCGCACCGAAGCCGAAGGGATCGTTCCGCTACGAATACTGGCGTCCCGCACTCAAGGACGGGATGGTGATTGAAGAAACACTGGGGGTGAATCCGTTTCAATACGGTGCCAATGGTGGCGGTGATGACCACGTAGGCCTGTCCAATCCGGTGGAGAGCAATTTCTTTGGCAAGTTCAAATCCCTTGAACCAAGCAATAAGGAACGCTGGAAATTCCCACTGCTGACGGGCCCTTCCGGAAGTTACATGGGATGGGAGCAGTCGGCCTCGGGCGTCACCGGAGTGTGGGCAACAGAGAATACGCGGGAGGCGATCTGGGATGCCATGATGCGCAAAGAAACCTTCGCCACGACCGGTCCCTGGATGACCGTAAGATTTTTCGGCGGTTTCGACTTTAGCGAGCAAGATGCCAAGGGTGATCTTGTCGCCGAGGGCTATGAAAAAGGCGTGCCGATGGGTGGCAAGCTCACAGGCGCGCAAGACGGGCAGAAACTCCGCTTTCTGGTAGCGGCGATGAAAGATCCGGAAGGTGCAAACCTGGACCGGGTACAAATCGTCAAAGGCTGGGTGGATGGACGCGGGCAAACCCACGAAAAAGTGTACAACGTAGCCTGGGCCGGAAATCGCACCGTGGATAATTTGGGACATATCCAGCACGTGGGTAATACGGTAAACCTGGAAAACGCCACGTATGAAAACAGCATTGGTGAGGCCCAGCTGATCGGATTTTTCGAGGACAAGGAGTTTAATCCACAGCACAAGGCCGTGTATTACCTGCGGGTTATGGAAATTCCCACGCCGCGCTGGACTCTGTATGACAAGGTGCGCAACAAGATCGAGATGGATGAAAAGGTGCCGCTGATATTGCAGGAGCGGGCGTTCAGTTCACCCATATGGTACTCGCCGGAGTAA
- a CDS encoding arylsulfatase produces MKRLDLRRLLRVPLSVAAAALLSVCNTAAHAQDKPNILVIWGDDIGVWNISANSRGMMGYMTPNIDRIAKEGLSFTDYYGQQSCTAGRAAFIGGNVPVRTGMTKVGLPGAKEGWQKTDVTIATVMKSLGYATGQFGKNHQGDRDEHLPVNHGFDVFFGNLYHLNAEEEPENRDYPKNPEFRKKYGPRGVIRATADGKIEDTGPLTKKRMETVDEETLAAAMDFIKQQVSAGKPFFVWWNATRMHFRTHVKEEHKGLSGPTGNNYQDGMVEHDQQVGQLLDLLDQLNIADNTIVFYSTDNGPHFNTWPDAGTTIFRSEKNSNWEGAYRVPAFVRWPGKFPAGKMLNGIVSHEDWLPTLAAAAGAPDIKEKLLKGVSLNGRSYKNYIDGHNQLDYFTGKVDESPRHEFIYVNDDGQIVAMRYDAWKAVFLENRGKAFEVWREPFTELRVPLLFNLRRDPFERAQHNANTYNDWFLDRAFVLVPMQEMAAKFLKSMEQYPPSQTPGSFNLKKIEEQLKAGAGASN; encoded by the coding sequence ATGAAGAGACTCGACTTGCGGCGGCTGCTGAGGGTGCCGCTTAGCGTCGCCGCGGCGGCCCTGCTGTCTGTATGTAACACCGCGGCCCACGCCCAGGACAAGCCCAATATTCTGGTGATCTGGGGTGACGATATCGGCGTATGGAACATCAGCGCCAACAGCCGCGGCATGATGGGTTATATGACACCCAATATCGACCGTATTGCCAAAGAAGGTCTGTCGTTCACCGATTACTACGGCCAGCAGTCCTGTACCGCCGGACGCGCCGCGTTTATCGGCGGAAACGTACCGGTGCGCACCGGCATGACCAAAGTTGGCCTGCCGGGCGCAAAAGAAGGCTGGCAGAAAACCGACGTCACCATCGCCACGGTTATGAAAAGCCTGGGCTACGCCACTGGCCAGTTCGGCAAGAACCACCAGGGCGACCGCGATGAACATCTGCCCGTCAATCACGGCTTCGATGTATTTTTCGGCAATCTGTATCACCTGAATGCGGAAGAGGAACCGGAGAATCGCGACTACCCCAAGAACCCCGAGTTCCGGAAAAAATATGGACCACGCGGTGTGATTCGGGCTACCGCCGACGGAAAAATTGAAGACACCGGCCCACTCACCAAGAAACGTATGGAAACGGTGGATGAAGAAACACTCGCTGCGGCCATGGACTTCATCAAGCAGCAGGTGAGTGCGGGGAAACCCTTCTTCGTATGGTGGAATGCGACCCGAATGCATTTTCGCACCCATGTAAAGGAAGAGCACAAAGGTCTCTCCGGCCCCACGGGTAACAATTACCAGGACGGTATGGTCGAGCACGACCAACAAGTAGGCCAGCTGCTGGACCTCCTGGATCAACTGAATATTGCCGACAACACCATCGTATTCTATTCAACCGACAATGGTCCGCACTTCAACACCTGGCCCGATGCCGGTACTACGATCTTCCGCAGTGAAAAAAATTCCAACTGGGAAGGTGCCTACCGGGTGCCCGCCTTTGTGCGCTGGCCGGGAAAATTTCCGGCGGGGAAAATGCTGAACGGTATCGTCTCCCACGAGGACTGGTTGCCGACTCTGGCGGCCGCGGCTGGCGCGCCGGACATCAAGGAAAAGCTGCTGAAGGGCGTAAGCCTTAACGGGCGCAGCTATAAAAACTACATTGACGGTCACAACCAGCTGGACTATTTCACCGGTAAAGTCGACGAGTCACCGCGTCACGAGTTCATTTATGTGAACGACGACGGTCAGATAGTGGCCATGCGTTACGACGCGTGGAAAGCGGTATTCCTGGAAAACCGCGGCAAGGCATTCGAAGTCTGGCGGGAGCCGTTCACCGAGTTGCGTGTTCCTCTTCTGTTCAACTTGCGTCGCGATCCGTTCGAACGCGCCCAGCACAACGCCAACACGTACAACGACTGGTTCCTGGACAGAGCGTTTGTACTGGTCCCCATGCAGGAAATGGCCGCGAAATTCCTGAAATCCATGGAACAGTACCCACCCAGTCAGACTCCCGGCTCGTTTAACCTCAAGAAAATCGAGGAGCAGCTGAAGGCCGGTGCCGGCGCCAGCAACTGA
- a CDS encoding HAD family hydrolase: protein MGIRKKLHSTVVTALLLLLAAAASLADSHSDPLPSWSEGKTKQAIVGFVEKITRDGSPDFVPQDQRIATFDNDGNLWAEQPVYFQLIYALDQVRKMAPQHPEWKTQEPFASILKGDTEKVMASGKEGLMKILAATHANMTAEKFQSDVAAWLKTARHPKTNRPYNEMVYQPMLELLDYLRAKGFKTFIVSGGGVDFMRVFAEQTYGIPPDQVVGSSIKAKYEIRDGKPVIVKLPEINLIDDKEGKPVGIHQYIGQRPIFASGNSDGDYQMLEWTTAGDGARFGLLLHHTDGKREWAYDRDSHIGKLDKGLNDAGKKGWTVIDMKNDWKVVFPFEKP, encoded by the coding sequence ATGGGAATTCGGAAAAAACTTCACAGCACGGTCGTCACCGCGCTGCTACTGCTTTTGGCTGCCGCCGCAAGCCTCGCCGATTCCCACTCCGACCCATTGCCCTCCTGGAGTGAGGGAAAGACCAAACAGGCCATTGTCGGGTTTGTGGAAAAGATCACCCGCGACGGCTCACCGGACTTCGTGCCGCAAGACCAGCGCATCGCCACCTTCGACAACGATGGCAACCTGTGGGCGGAGCAGCCGGTCTATTTCCAGCTGATCTACGCGCTGGATCAGGTCAGGAAGATGGCACCGCAGCACCCTGAGTGGAAAACCCAGGAACCCTTCGCCTCCATCCTCAAGGGCGATACCGAAAAAGTTATGGCCAGTGGCAAGGAAGGACTGATGAAAATCCTCGCCGCCACCCACGCCAATATGACGGCGGAAAAATTTCAGTCAGACGTGGCGGCATGGCTTAAAACCGCCCGCCATCCCAAAACCAATCGCCCCTATAACGAGATGGTTTACCAGCCCATGCTGGAACTGCTCGATTACCTGCGCGCAAAGGGGTTCAAGACCTTTATCGTTTCCGGCGGCGGAGTGGATTTCATGCGGGTGTTCGCCGAGCAGACGTATGGTATTCCGCCCGATCAGGTGGTGGGTTCCAGTATCAAAGCGAAATATGAAATACGCGATGGCAAGCCGGTGATTGTAAAGCTGCCGGAAATCAATCTGATCGATGACAAGGAAGGCAAGCCCGTCGGTATTCATCAGTACATCGGCCAGCGACCCATATTTGCTTCCGGCAACTCCGATGGCGACTACCAGATGCTGGAGTGGACCACCGCCGGCGATGGCGCGCGGTTTGGTCTTCTACTGCATCACACTGATGGCAAACGCGAGTGGGCCTACGATCGCGACTCACACATCGGAAAACTGGACAAAGGCCTCAATGACGCCGGCAAAAAAGGCTGGACCGTGATTGACATGAAGAATGACTGGAAGGTGGTTTTCCCCTTCGAGAAACCCTGA
- a CDS encoding VWA domain-containing protein, with product MFTEDLSAFFSAFHFLRPLWLLLLPVILLAWWRLRRPQHSPLPNASEHIAPHIATHLARALSVGQREQRRWPHLLPVDSLAALLALLTLATAGPSWTRMPDPLMARTAPLVIVIQVSQSMTEKDVPPNRLARAKQKIFDLLARRDGAPTALVAYAGTAHRVVPLTDDQNLLRPYVEGLEADVMPVDGNNAASALHTAEGILEKAETPGSILFLTDGIEARDLPAFKQRSSNNSLGFLILQPGNAKTPGMNQIPTARISRVTPDSRDIDGFARYFDSNFRQAMAKDSNLQWNDRGWWLAWPAALLALLWFRRGWALPASSKRPAQKIQHAGTDLALLLCFAGSVYSFIPITTAQSPITSVAHEEFPPENAFLSRLFTPDQLGHWLVGRREYARAANAFSDPYRRGYAQYQAGYFEDAANTLAMLDSPEAIFTRAMAQVKSGQYQDAINSFERVLQMDAKYPGAEKNLKLAREILQYMKKSRGDEEEKDEQTQSDEDSYDKEQQKEVQANDQPTNQIPVNPEQWMSTLDTSTSEFMKQRFAAEAAAGRAGGDSP from the coding sequence ATGTTTACGGAGGATCTTTCCGCGTTTTTCAGCGCGTTTCATTTTCTGCGCCCGCTGTGGTTGCTGCTGTTGCCCGTCATTCTGCTGGCGTGGTGGCGTCTGCGCCGCCCGCAACACAGCCCGTTGCCCAACGCCTCCGAACATATCGCCCCACATATCGCTACACATCTTGCACGCGCCCTCAGCGTCGGCCAGCGGGAACAACGGCGCTGGCCGCACCTGCTTCCCGTCGACAGCCTTGCCGCGCTGTTGGCACTGCTGACCCTGGCCACCGCCGGTCCCAGCTGGACACGCATGCCGGACCCGTTGATGGCGCGCACCGCACCGCTTGTGATCGTAATCCAGGTCAGCCAGAGCATGACCGAAAAAGACGTACCGCCGAACCGGCTGGCGCGGGCCAAGCAAAAAATTTTCGACCTGCTGGCGCGCCGCGACGGTGCCCCCACTGCACTGGTGGCCTATGCCGGCACGGCCCACAGGGTAGTGCCACTCACCGATGACCAGAACCTACTGCGCCCCTACGTGGAAGGGCTGGAAGCAGACGTGATGCCGGTGGACGGCAACAACGCCGCCAGCGCACTGCACACGGCCGAGGGCATTCTTGAAAAAGCAGAAACACCGGGGAGCATTCTGTTCCTCACCGATGGCATTGAGGCTCGCGACCTGCCCGCGTTCAAACAGCGGAGCAGTAACAACAGCCTGGGTTTTTTGATACTACAGCCGGGAAACGCAAAAACTCCCGGCATGAACCAGATCCCCACTGCGCGGATTTCCCGCGTCACCCCGGACAGCCGCGATATCGACGGCTTCGCGCGCTATTTCGACAGCAATTTCCGGCAGGCAATGGCAAAAGACAGTAACCTGCAGTGGAACGACCGCGGCTGGTGGCTCGCCTGGCCCGCGGCACTGCTTGCCCTGCTGTGGTTTCGCCGCGGCTGGGCGTTGCCTGCATCGAGTAAGCGCCCTGCGCAAAAAATCCAGCATGCTGGCACGGACCTTGCGCTGCTGCTCTGTTTCGCTGGCAGTGTCTATTCGTTCATACCAATCACCACGGCCCAGTCCCCGATCACCTCGGTCGCCCACGAAGAGTTCCCTCCGGAAAATGCTTTCCTCTCCCGCCTGTTCACACCCGACCAGTTGGGCCACTGGCTGGTGGGGCGCCGGGAATATGCCCGCGCTGCGAACGCTTTTTCCGATCCCTACCGGCGCGGCTACGCACAGTACCAGGCCGGATATTTTGAAGACGCGGCAAACACACTAGCGATGCTGGACAGCCCAGAGGCAATATTTACCCGCGCCATGGCACAGGTAAAGAGTGGCCAGTATCAGGACGCCATCAACAGTTTCGAGCGGGTGCTGCAGATGGACGCAAAATATCCCGGTGCGGAAAAAAATCTGAAACTCGCCCGGGAAATTTTGCAGTACATGAAAAAATCCCGCGGCGATGAAGAAGAGAAAGACGAGCAGACCCAGAGTGATGAAGACAGCTACGACAAGGAGCAACAAAAAGAAGTACAGGCAAACGACCAACCCACAAACCAGATACCGGTCAATCCCGAGCAGTGGATGTCGACGCTGGACACCAGCACCAGCGAGTTCATGAAGCAACGGTTTGCAGCGGAGGCGGCCGCTGGACGCGCCGGTGGAGATTCTCCATGA
- a CDS encoding TfoX/Sxy family protein: MSYSEELVEKVRELLPKSDALTEKQMFGGLAFMLNGNMACGVVGEELMVRVGPENYDNALGERYTRPMDYTGRPLKGMVYVEEDAIIEDLNGWVSRGVEFAETLPPK, from the coding sequence ATGAGTTACAGCGAAGAACTGGTAGAGAAAGTGCGAGAGCTGTTGCCGAAAAGTGACGCCCTGACGGAAAAACAGATGTTCGGCGGTCTCGCATTCATGCTGAACGGCAACATGGCTTGCGGTGTAGTGGGGGAAGAGCTGATGGTGCGGGTAGGGCCGGAAAACTATGACAATGCGCTGGGGGAGCGCTACACCCGCCCCATGGACTACACCGGAAGGCCGCTCAAAGGCATGGTGTATGTGGAGGAGGACGCCATCATCGAGGACCTCAACGGTTGGGTCTCCCGCGGTGTGGAGTTTGCCGAAACACTTCCCCCGAAATAG